A stretch of Rhododendron vialii isolate Sample 1 chromosome 4a, ASM3025357v1 DNA encodes these proteins:
- the LOC131324030 gene encoding F-box protein CPR1-like has translation MEEELANLPDGIIFDTLSRLPVKPLCRFKSVSKPWLALITEPHFIKSHLTQSMKNNTNQKLIIASPTSHSVYSVDYQSPDHTIANLEVPCTSKVEIMSSCNGVMVLLGTGDELCLWNPSIRMYRKFSQPEYPRGEFRVYGLG, from the coding sequence ATGGAAGAGGAGTTGGCCAATCTTCCCGATGGGATCATCTTCGACACACTCTCAAGACTACCCGTCAAGCCTCTGTGTCGTTTCAAGTCGGTTTCTAAGCCATGGCTTGCTCTAATCACCGAACCCCACTTCATCAAATCTCACCTCACTCAATCAATGAAAAACAACACAAACCAGAAGCTAATCATCGCCTCACCCACTTCTCACTCAGTCTATTCCGTAGACTACCAATCACCCGACCACACCATTGCCAACCTCGAAGTGCCCTGTACGTCTAAGGTTGAGATTATGAGTTCATGCAATGGAGTCATGGTACTCTTAGGAACTGGAGATGAATTATGTTTGTGGAACCCATCAATCAGAATGTACCGAAAATTTTCACAACCCGAGTACCCAAGAGGGGAGTTTAGGGTGTACGGGCTTGGATAG
- the LOC131324031 gene encoding F-box protein CPR1-like — MGLPDLPGEIVYDILSRLPVKSLCRFKSVSKPWLALITDPKFVKSHLHHQSTNDDDVNQKLIICSAASPSIYSVDYRAPDHTVTELKSPCKSKSRVSVMGSFDGVVLLYIDDDELCLWNPSTRMYQKLSPSPECPDCQYKNMTYGLGYDSVSDDFKVVRAVVSPSTKDPTPVYVFTSKLSSWKRIEDLGSSSLCYAPTGTVMDGAPHWVVSFYCDMYSTCGIACFDATEEKFK, encoded by the coding sequence ATGGGTTTGCCTGATCTTCCTGGTGAGATTGTCTACGACATACTCTCAAGACTACCCGTCAAGTCTCTGTGCCGTTTCAAATCGGTTTCCAAGCCATGGCTCGCTCTCATCACCGACCCCAAATTCGTCAAGTCACACCTCCATCATCAATCCACAAACGACGATGACGTGAACCAGAAGTTGATCATCTGCTCTGCCGCTTCTCCCTCCATCTATTCCGTAGATTACCGAGCACCCGATCACACCGTGACTGAGCTTAAAAGTCCCTGCAAGTCGAAGTCTCGGGTTTCAGTTATGGGCTCATTCGACGGGGTCGTACTCTTATATATTGATGATGATGAATTATGTTTATGGAACCCATCAACTAGAATGTATCAGAAACTTTCACCATCTCCCGAGTGCCCAGATTGTCAATACAAGAATATGACGTATGGGCTTGGTTATGACTCTGTTAGTGATGACTTCAAGGTTGTTCGGGCTGTCGTCAGCCCTTCGACAAAAGACCCTACTCCTGTTTATGTGTTCACTTCTAAACTAAGTTCTTGGAAGAGGATTGAAGACCTTGGCAGCTCTAGTCTTTGTTATGCGCCCACCGGGACTGTTATGGATGGGGCACCGCATTGGGTTGTGTCTTTCTACTGCGATATGTATTCTACTTGTGGGATTGCTTGTTTTGATGCTACGGAGGAGAAATTCAAGTAG